The following proteins are co-located in the Cutaneotrichosporon cavernicola HIS019 DNA, chromosome: 3 genome:
- a CDS encoding uncharacterized protein (Belongs to the major facilitator superfamily. Sugar transporter (TC 2.A.1.1) family): MGGFKKIEDRPTPKEVYNWRVYALAIICGCGALTFGYDGMPQQLAVLMAGAFIGTTIARPSFKEAMGIDKMTKAQQTSMTTNLTSTFTGSAWFGAVFAWPCMEAFGRKRPMQVSAFLFNLGAILMTVTTHNLAMIYAGRAITGFAVGVLTATIPTFIAEFSPPAIRGQLTGFFEIAYQVGSLVGFWINYGITSHMDVTSNTSWRVAMAVQLIPGGMLAVGSVVLKESPGWLLRQGREDEAMTILSYVRQLPEDHEYIQQEVAMMRVVIDEERKFAGGKRGMLPYLRAFAKELQVPDMRHRMICLFCMFILMNFSGAVVLNYYSPTLFTSVGIAKEDVNLYTGFYGLVKAVGAITFCLFIVDRSGRRVPWLLSASGCAITLIYIGAYVIAVDPASKKGMLSSAEQREGTGAVACIMLYSFIWSWGGNSLSWTVSSEMFPISVRSLTGSFGAATQWLSSFAATMSAPHMQAAVGGWIFVFYGLCCVATAVFVFVLIPDTRGTPIESMGRLFGGPSKYCQWRQKKVWPPNGIPPPVTEDMDGSGSPHVEKADYAHDEKV, from the exons ATGGGCGGGTTCAAGAAGATCGAGGACCGTCCCACGCCGAAGGAAGTGTACAACTGGCGTGTGTACGCTCTGGCCATCATCTGTGGTTGCGGCGCGCTCACGTTCGGATATGACGGTATGCCACAACAACTCGCGGTGCTGATGGCAGGCGCGTTCATCGGCACGACCATCGCCAGACCCTCGTTCAAGGAGGCGATGGGCATTGACAAGATGACCAAGGCACAACAGACGTCCATGACGACCAATctgacctcgacctttACTGGCAGCGCATGGTTTGGCGCAGTGTTCGCGTGGCCGTGCATGGAGGCGTTTGGCCGCAAGCGGCCGATGCAAGTCAGCGCGTTCCTGTTCAACCTTGGTGCAATCCTTATGACCGTGACAACCCACAACCTCGCCATGATCTATGCTGGCCGCGCCATTACAGGTTTCGCCGTCG GCGTGCTCACCGCCACAATCCCAACCTTTATCGCCGAGTTCTCGCCCCCAGCCATTCGTGGCCAGCTCACGGGCTTTTTCGAGATCGCGTACCAGGTCGGCTCACTCGTCGGTTTCTGGATCAACTATGGAATCACAAGCCACATGGACGTGACGAGTAACACGTCGTGGCGCGTCGCCATGGCGGTCCAGCTTATCCCGGGCGGTATGTTGGCGGTTGGATCGGTCGTTCTCAAGGAATCACCCGGTTGGCTGCTCCGCCAGGGTcgtgaggatgaggcgATGACCATCCTCTCGTACGTCCGCCAGCTTCCCGAGGACCATGAGTATATCCAGCAGGAGGTAGCGATGATGCGTGTGGtcattgacgaggagcgcaagtTTGCCGGCGGAAAGCGGGGTATGCTGCCCTACCTTCGCGCATTCGCCAAGGAACTCCAGGTCCCAGACATGCGGCACCGTATGATCTGCCTTTTCTGCATGTTCATTCTTATGAACTTTAGCGGCGCTGTCGTTCTGAACT ACTACTCGCCTACCCTTTTTACTTCCGTTGGCATCGCCAAGGAAGACGTCAACCTCTACACCGGTTTCTACGGACTCGTCAAG GCTGTGGGCGCCATCACGTTCTGCCTGTTCATCGTGGACCGTTCTGGCCGGCGCGTCCCGTGGCTCCTCTCTGCCAGCGGATGTGCTATCACTCTCATCTATATTGGCGCTTACGTGATTGCTGTCGACCCCGCGTCCAAGAAGGGCATGCTCTCGTCCGCCGAGCAGCGAGAAGGCACTGGCGCGGTAGCCTGCATCATGTTGTACTCGTTCATTTG GTCCTGGGGCGGAAACTCCCTCAGTTGGACGGTATCTTCTGA AATGTTCCCCATCTCGGTGCGATCACTCACGGGCTCCTTCGGAGCGGCGACGCAATGGCTCTCGTCCTTCGCTGCCACAATGAGCGCGCCACACATGCAGGCAGCGGTTGGCGGGTGGATTTTTGTCTTCTATGGTCTCTGCTGCGTTGCGACGGCCGTCTTCGTATtcgtcctcatccccgATACCCGTGGGACTCCCATTGAAAGCATGGGCAGGCTCTTCGGCGGGCCGAGCAAGTACTGCCAGTGGCGGCAGAAGAAGGTGTGGCCGCCGAACGGCATCCCGCCACCGGTTACCGAGGACATGGATGGTTCGGGTTCGCCTCATGTCGAGAAGGCTGATTATGCGCATGATGAGAAGGTCTGA
- a CDS encoding uncharacterized protein (Cytoplasm protein), with protein MRAAVFLLFIALAHAERIALHGDRHDHGAELPSPVASDEEVPQTVSLALASSSYLASPSAALPGHDHGHGQPPGHNHNSHAPVREVLDDIGLHEWHDFPPTYMDADFRLTKDSVIFGEVFPEGWDPESVASHPQLMLAHVVCMAASYFVLLPIALALRAAGHPLHHFLSGASLGVAILGWCAGAAYKAAMPDLYAGAKHGGIGNILLLTQITMAIVDSLTLIKRSMGVYRSGIRDWKQFFHALLRYGGDDRFAVANRYEMIWIPDEHDDGEVNDRQRVIFTIGGDDLSRVASPEPITPLRQSTGSDGTLHDSPTTSRNSHHMFEMGAERLHKMGGTRSHGAFDQENTPAWTVAPDSAPQQASRCVSGARALQIVLTWVRRTQVILAYVAVCTGIPVYVGMCRAGFINTCAAHIVKGSIFFGYGVLTFARYLGAYADLGWAWNRKPVGSRAVSAEMVECAVIFTYGATNTWMERFGSKAGDPYTVKQVQHISIAVMFAFGGLAGCLLESVRVRKLLGSVISTNATGPVREPPTYGFSFNPFPALVIAITGLAMAMHHQDYVFQVQIHSLWGVLLAGGSLFRFLTYCYLWLRPPTDSMLPSRPPTEVLTSFGWAAGGIVFMLSDEEVAFAAMRSGFDDMMAFLNFTVALTCLVFCWIVVVMAVKGFALVRVKSGIQLAMGDEESV; from the exons ATGCGCGCTGCCGTATTCCTTCTCTTCATCGCGTTGGCCCACGCTGAGCGGATAGCGCTGCACGGCGACCGCCATGACCATGGTGCTGAGCTCCCCTCCCCTGTCGCCTCTGATGAGGAAGTGCCTCAGACGGTCTCACTCGCCCTGGCATCGTCCTCCTACCTTGCCTCTCCATCCGCAGCCTTACCAGGCCACGATCACGGCCACGGCCAACCTCCGGGACACAACCACAACTCACACGCGCCAGTCAGGGAGGTCCTTGACGACATAGGCCTGCACGAGTGGCACGACTTCCCCCCGACGTACATGGACGCCGACTTCAGGCTCACGAAAGACTCGGTCATCTTCGGCGAGGTGTTCCCAGAGGGCTGGGACCCAGAATCCGTCGCGAGCCACCCCCAGCTCATGCTCGCACACGTCGTGTGTATGGCTGCGTCGTACTTTGTCCTCCTGCCGATCG ccctcgccctccgcgCTGCAGGGCACCCATTACACCACTTCCTGAGTGGCGCGTCCTTGGGCGTCGCGATTCTTGGGTGGTGTGCCGGCGCAGCGTATAAAGCTGCCATGCCTGATCT CTACGCGGGTGCCAAGCACGGCGGTATCGGCAACATCCTGCTTCTCACGCAGATCACAATGGCTATTGTCGACTCTCTAACGCTTATCAAGCGCAGTATGGGTGTGTACCGCTCGGGCATCCGCGACTGGAAGCAGTTCTTCCATGCCCTGCTCCGTTACGGTGGCGATGACAGGTTCGCCGTCGCGAACCGGTACGAGATGATCTGGATACCCGACGAGCATGACGACGGTGAGGTCAACGACCGCCAGCGCGTGATCTTTACGATCGGTGGCGATGACCTGTCGCGTGTTGCCTCGCCGGAGCCCATTACACCGTTGCGCCAAAGCACGGGCTCTGATGGCACCCTGCACGACTCACCAACGACATCGCGTAACTCCCACCACATGTTCGAGATGGGTGCAGAGCGGCTGCACAAGATGGGTGGGACGCGTTCACACGGCGCTTTCGATCAGGAGAACACTCCAGCGTGGACGGTCGCGCCAGACAGCGCGCCGCAGCAAGCGTCACGATGTGTCTCGGGAGCCCGCGCCCTCCAGATCGTCCTGACCTGGGTACGCCGCACGCAGGTGATCCTCGCGTACGTCGCAGTGTGCACAGGTATCCCGGTGTACGTCGGCATGTGTCGGGCAGGCTTCATCAACACATGCGCGGCGCACATCGTCAAGGGCTCCATCTTCTTCGGTTATGGTGTGCTCACGTTCGCCCGGTATCTCGGGGCGTACGCGGACCTCGGGTGGGCGTGGAACCGCAAGCCGGTGGGCTCACGCGCCGTGTCTGCGGAGATGGTCGAATGTGCCGTCATCTTCACGTACGGCGCAACCAACACGTGGATGGAGCGATTCGGGTCCAAAGCTGGCGATCCGTACACCGTCAAGCAAGTTCAGCACATTAGCATTGCGGTCATGTTTGCGTTTGGCGGCCTGGCCGGCTGCCTCCTAGAGAGCGTGCGTGTGCGCAAGCTTCTCGGCTCGGTTATCAGTACCAACGCCACTGGGCCTGTTCGCGAGCCACCAACCTATGGGTTCAGTTTCAACCCGTTCCCGGCGCTCGTGATTGCTATCACGGGCCTTGCGATGGCGATGCATCACCAGGATTACGTGTTCCAGGTGCAGATCCATTCGCTGTGGGGCGTCTTACTCGCCGGCGGCTCCCTGTTCCGCTTCCTCACGTACTGCTACCTCTGGTTGCGACCACCGACCGATTCCATGCTCCCCTCGCGTCCGCCTACCGAGGTGCTTACAAGCTTCGGATGGGCTGCTGGCGGTATCGTCTTCATGCTgagcgatgaggaggtcgcgTTTGCGGCGATGCGCTCGGGCTTTGACGACATGATGGCTTTCCTCAACTTTACAGTCGCACTCACGTGTCTCGTGTTCTGCTGGAttgtcgtcgtcatggCCGTCAAGGGTTTTGCACTCGTTCGGGTCAAGAGCGGCATCCAGCTGGCTatgggcgacgaggagagcgtcTAA